GTGACGACTGCTTTCCCTCGCCCATAAGTAACGGTGGTCCCGGTGAAGATCATGTTTTTGCGATCGCTGACCCGCACCTCTTCAGATGAAGGCTGAATATTTTTGCTCACTGGCACGGACTCCCCTGTTAGCGGAGCTTCATCGCATCTCAATGAATGGCTTTCCACCAGGCGGGCGTCGGCCGGGATCTTATCTCCCGCTTCCAGGAGCATTATGTCTCCGGGGACAAGTTCTTTCGAGGGAATATCCGCTTCCCGCCCTCCTCTTAAAACGGTAATGGTTGGAGAAAGCATCTTCTTCAAAGCATCCAGGGCCCGCTCGGCGCGGTACTCCTGAATAAACCCCAGGACTGCGCAAAAGGAGACGATCACGGCGATGATGGCTGCATCCACCAGCCCCCCGATCAGCGCCGAAAGCCCAATGGCCACGAGAAGGATGATGATCAGGATATTCTTGAACTGGTTGAAGAAGAGAGTTAAGGGCGAAACTTTCTCTTCCTTTTTCAATTCATTATAGCCATACTTTTCAAGGCGGTTCTTAGCTTCCTCCTCCGTCAATCCCCGATGGGCATCCGTATCCATTTCCGTTAAAACCTTATCGACTTCCATCGAATGCCAAGCTGTTTTTGTCATACCTTCCCCCTGCGTTTTATGAGTAATCATGAACCACAATATCTTCCAAAATTGATAAAATAGTTTACTGCACTACCTTTTCTGTTCCTTTTCATCTTGCTCTTTTTTCCTTAAGCGCCTATTTCACTGAACCATTAACCTACGAAGAAATCATACATCCATAATGTTTTTATATTCCCCTGACTACCGGATCCTTACGGCAGAAAAAGGCAACTTCGGAATACGCAAGGGAAATAAATTAGCCACAGAGGGCACAGAGAGCACAGAGTTTTTAAAACCATGAATAAGAAAAAGTAAAGGATAAATGTCAAGTGACTAAAGATGAAAAAGGGAATTCCTAAACAATGGACTTAAAGCAAAAAAACAAGGAAGGAAGGCATGATCTGAAGCGATCTTAAGAAAATGCCCTCCTTCCATTAGGTCGGATTATGGCCTGTAGGTTTTAGTAAAACCCCATTCCCCTAATCAAAATTTAGGAGCCGGGAAAATTATACCGCCGAAGATGAGATAGGCCAGGAGGAGCGTCCAGAAGATGTTGAAGAGCTGCGCTCCCAAAAAAGCCGCCGCCGGCCTTCCCCCGCCCATCTTGAACAAATCAACGAAACGAGTCTCAAGCCCGATACAGGTAAAGGCCAGGGCAAACCACCAGGTTCTCAATGTTCCCAGCTGCCCCTTTACGACCCCGACGGTCTTGGGATCCAGCACGAAAGAGAAAATGAGCGATGCCACCATGAATCCGAGGACAAACTTTGGAAAGCGAAACCAAATTTCGATTGCCCCTGGTCTCTCTCCGGGCGCTGCCTTTTTAAAGGTCCAGACGATGGCCAGAATGAAAGCGGCGAACCCGATCAGCACGTTCTGGGACATCTTGACGATGACCCCGATCTTCATAGCCGCTTCGCTCACCAGGGCCCCGGCAGCCACCACGGAGCCGCTCGTATCCAGAGTCCCTCCCATCCAGGCCCCGCCTACCATATGATTCATGTCGGTTGCTTTGATAATCCAGGGCATGATCACCATCATGGGCACGGCGCAAACCAGGATAATAGAAGTCACATAGCTCAGCTTCTTCGGGTCCCCTTTAACTGCGCCCGCGGTGGCGATGGCCGCGGAAACACCGCAGATGGAGACTCCGCTGGCCAGAATGGCGGAAAACTCTTCATCCACTTTCATCTTCCGGGCTAACCAGTAGCAGACATACCAGACCACTCCGACGACCAGGAGACCCTGGATAATCCCGTACCCTCCGGCCTGGATGATCTCCCCGAACAGGATCCCCGATCCCAGAATCACCAACCCGATCTTGATGTAATATTCGGTCCTGGCGGCGGCCATTAGCCATTTGGGGGTTCCGAATACGTTGCTGATAATCAACCCGATCAAAAGGCACCAGAGGACGTACTCCAGCCCATAGTAAAAAATCGTGTAATTCCCTGCCAGGAACTGGGCGATGAAGGTGATAATGAAAATGACCGGGAACCCGGCGATGAACTTCCCGATTTCCAGCTTCATGGCCGCGGCGCCGATCGTGGCCAGGATCCAGAAAAAAATCAGGATATAGAAAGCTGCCAGGATATTTTCCCCGGCAAAGACTTTGTCCAGGAGGTTCCCCGCCTCTCCCCGCACGCTTCGAACGAGGGGGGCCACCTTCTTTTTGAGCCCCTCATCCTTCGCCTTCTTGGCAACCTCATCCAATTTCTTGATAGCCTCGCCCACGGCTTTCCGGTTTTGGGAGTCCGCGGCGGATTTCAGGGCCACCATCTGTTCCTGAAGCGCCTGTTCGCCCTTTTGCCCAGCCTCCTCGGCCAGCTTTTCCACCACGGGCATCCGCTCAGCCATAAAGGAAGCAAATTCTCCATCCGTCGTCCATTTGAACTTGACACCCGTCAACTTCAGGCCCGCCAGGGATAAAACGATAATCAGGAACCCGATCCAAACGGCAAGCCACTCATCTTTCTTCCACAGCGAAGACCAATCGATTCCTTTGTTTGCCATTTTCCCCCTCCCCTTTGTGAAGAACTTGGAAAATTATAATTATCTTGGGCATTAAAAGACTTCCATCTTTAAAACTTTCACCAATTAGTTTTTTTGATC
The sequence above is a segment of the Deltaproteobacteria bacterium genome. Coding sequences within it:
- a CDS encoding putative sulfate exporter family transporter, coding for MANKGIDWSSLWKKDEWLAVWIGFLIIVLSLAGLKLTGVKFKWTTDGEFASFMAERMPVVEKLAEEAGQKGEQALQEQMVALKSAADSQNRKAVGEAIKKLDEVAKKAKDEGLKKKVAPLVRSVRGEAGNLLDKVFAGENILAAFYILIFFWILATIGAAAMKLEIGKFIAGFPVIFIITFIAQFLAGNYTIFYYGLEYVLWCLLIGLIISNVFGTPKWLMAAARTEYYIKIGLVILGSGILFGEIIQAGGYGIIQGLLVVGVVWYVCYWLARKMKVDEEFSAILASGVSICGVSAAIATAGAVKGDPKKLSYVTSIILVCAVPMMVIMPWIIKATDMNHMVGGAWMGGTLDTSGSVVAAGALVSEAAMKIGVIVKMSQNVLIGFAAFILAIVWTFKKAAPGERPGAIEIWFRFPKFVLGFMVASLIFSFVLDPKTVGVVKGQLGTLRTWWFALAFTCIGLETRFVDLFKMGGGRPAAAFLGAQLFNIFWTLLLAYLIFGGIIFPAPKF